A window of the Pararge aegeria chromosome 2, ilParAegt1.1, whole genome shotgun sequence genome harbors these coding sequences:
- the LOC120631077 gene encoding sodium-coupled monocarboxylate transporter 1-like translates to MGDENIVTNMYQMQKFSWIDYIVFVLMLAISAFVGVYWGFFKKQTTQNDYLLGGRNMKVIPVSMSLVASFVSGITLLGSPTEVYMYGTQYGYIIGGIFLMSIVMTQVYLPVFHELQITSNYEYLSMRFDNRVRLFGSILFTFTLIGWLPIVIYVPALAFNQVTGVDIHIITPIVCLVCIFYTSAGGLQAVVWTDVIQITAMVGAMALVAIKGTFDVGGVGVVWQRNMESGRIEAPNWDPRPTARHTIWNLVFGGLIYWLQANAVNQTMVQRYLALPTLRGAKWAVIYFCIGISILYCFCLYCGLLIYARFYDCDPLQTKLAKAKDQLLPLLVMDVLGGIPGLPGVFVAGIFSAALSSLSTSLNSMSAVVLEDFYKPFFKKRLSDRQTNWLLKSVVILLGGLSLGLVFIVEKMGTILQLTMTLEAMTMGPQLGVFTMGILMPWVDATAALVGGVVGLAIMAWWCLSAQMAIARGLITHPHKHLTTEGCQYNFTVADIVITPNESSELHKVMHVSYMWYTFAGALMTIFVGVLISKASKWCGKVYLPPDPKLLAPQMRRLYREPPHPRDEPFIRAYGNEENLPMNSTSIHMKPITERAEIS, encoded by the exons atgggtGACGAAAATATAGTCACTAATAtgtatcaaatgcaaaaattcTCATGGATAGACTACATAGTGTTTGTGCTAATGTTGGCTATAAGTGCGTTTGTGGGCGTTTATTGGGGTTTTTTCAAAAAACAGACTACACAAAATGATTATCTTCTAGGTGGTAGGAATATGAAGGTTATTCCCGTTTCCATGTCGCTGGTTGCCAG TTTCGTGTCAGGTATAACTTTGCTCGGATCTCCAACTGAAGTTTATATGTATGGTACGCAGTATGGTTACATAATAGGTGGCATTTTTTTGATGTCCATAGTTATGACACAGGTTTATCTCCCAGTATTTCATGAGCTCCAGATAACGTCCAATTATgag tacTTATCAATGCGATTTGATAATCGAGTGCGGTTATTTGGATCGATCCTATTTACATTTACGCTG ATAGGTTGGCTACCAATCGTTATTTATGTACCTGCACTGGCCTTCAATCAGg TGACCGGAGTCGACATTCACATAATCACTCCAATTGTTTGCTTGGTTTGCATATTTTACACCAGCGCG GGTGGCCTACAAGCGGTTGTTTGGACGGATGTTATTCAAATAACAGCCATGGTGGGCGCAATGGCATTGGTGGCTATTAAAGGTACTTTCGACGTTGGGGGTGTAGGAGTGGTGTGGCAGCGAAATATGGAAAGCGGTAGAATCGAAGCTCCTAA ttGGGATCCTCGACCGACCGCACGGCATACAATATGGAATTTAGTATTTGGAGGTCTGATATATTGGTTACAAGCGAATGCAGTTAATCAGACTATGGTTCAGCGTTATTTAGCCTTGCCTACTTTAAGAGGCGCAAAATG ggcAGTGATATACTTCTGCATTGGAATTTCGATTCTCTATTGCTTTTGTTTGTATTGCGGTCTCCTAATATATGCCCGGTTTTACGACTGCGATCCTTTGCAGACAAAG CTTGCAAAAGCCAAGGACCAATTGCTGCCGTTACTGGTTATGGATGTTCTCGGTGGCATACCTGGTCTGCCAGGAGTATTCGTAGCTGGCATTTTTAGTGCAGCTCTGAG TTCTCTTTCAACGAGTCTTAATTCTATGTCAGCTGTAGTTTTGGAGGATTTCTATAAGCCATTCTTCAAAAAGCGATTATCGGATAGGCAGACGAACTGGCTTTTAAAATCTGTTGTCATACTTTTGGGAGGGCTTAGTTTAG GGCTTGTATTCATTGTTGAGAAAATGGGAACAATTCTACAATTAACAATGACCTTGGAAGCAATGACGATGGGACCACAATTGGGTGTGTTCACAATGGGAATTTTAATGCCATGGGTGGATGCTACG gCTGCCTTGGTAGGTGGTGTTGTAGGTCTCGCTATTATGGCATGGTGGTGTCTCTCGGCCCAAATGGCGATTGCTCGTGGTCTTATCACCCATCCCCACAAACATCTCACCACGGAAGGATGTCAGTACAATTTCACTGTTGCTGACATTGTTATTACTCCTAATGAAAG tTCGGAATTGCACAAAGTAATGCACGTGTCCTACATGTGGTACACTTTCGCCGGTGCTTTAATGACGATATTTGTTGGTGTATTGATTTCTAAAGCGAGCAAATGGTGCGGCAAAGTGTACTTACCACCGGACCCAAAGCTGCTTG